A stretch of the Vitis riparia cultivar Riparia Gloire de Montpellier isolate 1030 chromosome 13, EGFV_Vit.rip_1.0, whole genome shotgun sequence genome encodes the following:
- the LOC117927747 gene encoding uncharacterized protein LOC117927747, producing the protein MELYPRQKVINSHPHSPLILKPAQKPYHCGGCKEYEIDLRECYQCKDQKCPFHLHKDCDPSSKSIWLQFIDCTFTFQQEAPRGKKMVCDGCGKDVEGWFYQCLSRGNPRYLHPCCAKLPFKRTDKGGMVLDLKEKTSSVCLICGNEGNSKDFRSWVYVSRCGNYCYHVACVKGKVERWNKEEASNQQQSSGAGTSSGALVRRAPNQEIKTRRGEKALEYLEMAVDIFNFVVLLIFGISIPVPFGLVIKWLKRK; encoded by the coding sequence ATGGAGTTGTACCCAAGACAAAAAGTAATAAACAGCCACCCACACTCGCCGCTTATACTGAAGCCTGCTCAAAAACCATACCATTGCGGGGGATGTAAAGAGTATGAGATAGATTTACGAGAATGTTACCAGTGTAAGGACCAGAAATGCCCCTTCCATCTTCATAAGGATTGCGACCCTTCCTCCAAGTCCATCTGGCTTCAGTTTATCGACTGCACCTTTACCTTTCAGCAGGAGGCCCCCCGAGGAAAGAAAATGGTTTGCGATGGATGTGGGAAGGATGTGGAAGGTTGGTTTTACCAGTGCTTATCGCGGGGGAACCCACGTTATTTACACCCATGTTGTGCCAAGCTTCCATTTAAGAGGACGGATAAGGGAGGTATGGTACTTGATCTTAAGGAAAAGACTTCATCAGTGTGCCTAATATGTGGAAATGAGGGTAATTCCAAAGATTTCAGGAGCTGGGTCTACGTTTCCCGCTGTGGCAACTACTGTTATCATGTGGCATGCGTGAAAGGCAAAGTGGAGAGGTGGAACAAAGAGGAGGCTAGTAATCAGCAACAAAGTTCTGGGGCTGGGACCAGCAGCGGAGCCTTGGTGAGAAGGGCTCCGAACCAAGAGATAAAAACGCGCCGTGGAGAGAAGGCCCTCGAGTACTTGGAGATGGCAGTGGATATTTTCAATTTCGTGGTTCTTCTCATCTTTGGGATATCTATTCCTGTGCCTTTCGGATTGGTGATCAAatggttaaaaagaaaatag
- the LOC117928475 gene encoding uncharacterized protein LOC117928475, which produces MVFFSQECYQCEHEDGHQKCDFHLHVECVPIASLWLTFISCDFTFQQDPRGRHMVCDACGNDVKGWFFQSSTPGESRHLHPCCAKLDFKRTVDNGSIELDLKEEASSVCLKCRNEGHSKNFKSWVYVSRCRKYCYHVSCMKDNVEKGAKDEASNQQPSYETGTTGGALVTRAQNQAVRPRRGETGLDLLEFAVDLVDLAIFLISVIFGIPIPSVSKWIKKIW; this is translated from the coding sequence atggtgtttttttcaCAAGAATGTTACCAGTGTGAGCACGAGGATGGGCACCAGAAATGCGACTTCCACCTTCATGTGGAATGTGTCCCTATCGCTTCCTTGTGGCTAACATTTATCAGTTGCGACTTTACCTTTCAGCAGGACCCAAGAGGAAGACATATGGTTTGTGATGCATGCGGGAATGATGTGAAAGGTTGGTTTTTCCAGTCTTCGACACCAGGGGAATCACGTCATTTACACCCATGTTGTGCCAAGCTTGACTTTAAGAGAACGGTCGATAATGGTAGCATTGAACTTGATCTTAAAGAAGAGGCTTCATCAGTGTGCCTAAAATGTAGAAACGAGGGtcattcaaaaaatttcaagagcTGGGTCTATGTTTCCCGTTGTCGCAAGTACTGTTATCATGTGTCATGCATGAAGGATAACGTCGAGAAAGGGGCGAAAGACGAGGCTAGTAATCAGCAACCAAGTTATGAGACTGGAACAACCGGCGGGGCCTTGGTGACAAGGGCTCAGAACCAAGCTGTACGACCACGCCGTGGAGAGACGGGCCTCGATTTGTTGGAGTTCGCAGTCGACCTTGTCGACCTTGCCATTTTCCTGATTTCTGTCATCTTTGGGATACCTATCCCATCGGTgtctaaatggataaaaaagaTATGGTAG